The genomic stretch GTGTGAATCCTGAATCCTAATTACTTGCACACTACTCAGTTAATTCCTTAGTACTTGTACATTTCCAGGAGATTGAAAAATGTACAGCCAGTGGTCTTCTGTTAGCTAACTTGGGAGTTCAGAATGGCTCTTTTATAGTGAAAAACTGAAGATACTGGATGAGTGGATCACCTCAAGTCATATGCTAGCAAACAAACTTTATGTTTCAATAAATGAGAAAGCAGGCAAGAGAGCATATGCTCCCATGAGCACATGCCTGCCAGTTTCATAATGATGACTAAACAATGTCAGAGGGAAATGTTGATGTAATTGTAATGATATTACAAACAATCAGCATATGAATTCCATAAAACCAACCCCAATACGAGGAATAAAACAATTGCATCTAGTCAGGTACTCAGGTCAGAAGTTTAGAAGATCATGAGAATGCATGGCGCCAATTGACATTGAAACCAAAATAGATCTAAGATCCTTGTGATTAGAAGTGAAGAAAATAGTCATCAATTAGGTTCAAACTTACAGATTGAAAAAACACAGGTATCGTACTGATATACATCTCATCTAATTAACTTCCAACAATAGTAAGTTTAATGGTACAACTTCCAGTATGAGATGCAGAACAGATCAAACAAGAATGGGTGCAAACAAGAGTAGCATGCGTACCTCTCATAAAAGACAGTGATGAACTCGCATTGGATCCAGTGTTCGCCTGAATAAGAGGATCGATAGAACTTGAAGAATTCTGGTGATCCATCCGTGGACCTTCAAGAGCGCGTTGCTCACTGCTTGCATCCTCCCCAGCAACTCTGACTCTCAGGGAGAAAATATGAACAGTCCCTTTGTCGCTGGACACTGCCAACCACtgcacatttggtgacaacgcAATGCTATATATTTCTGCTTTGTCAAGACCTCTGCGTACCTGCATGTCCTTTAGATTTTAGATCATTATGCACTCATCCTAAATTCCTAACCATTTACGAATTATTGAGTCGTAACCAAACAGGCAAATAACAAAGAAGACGACCATGCTTTTTATTCACAGAGGATGCCAtgtaaaacaaaagaaaaggatcGCCAAAGATACAATTCTAGAGAGCAATAGAAATTATGCTCACCTCTTGTAGGCGAGTGCCATCCATTGTGTTGAATATTCTGATCAAAGTGCCCTTCGAGCTTGCGGTTGCCAGTAGAAGACCATCCATTGTCAGTGACATGCAAGAGATGTGTGAATCATGAGCTGGGATTGTCTTCGCCATCTTCAGCCCGAAATGCTCCACGCGAACGTGCCCCTGGTGCACCCCAGGGCAGGCCAAAACTGAAGTATTGGAATGATGAGAGAGGCAGCAAAGTCCCTTGGGATTTGACAGGGTGTCAATCTGGTAGAGCAGCTTCAAATCGGTGAAGTTGTAAACGAATATCTTGCGCTCGAGGACAATCACGATGTAGTCCTTTGCTAATTTTACCGCCCGGACATCAGAGCGAAAGGCGAACTCTCCAATGCAACGGCTCTGGTGGTCATCCCAGATCATCACCTTGTTCGGCGGGTACTGCACATTGGAGCCGCCGCCTACAAGAGCAAGGATGTTGCAACGGAACAGCATCTCGACAATCCCGAACCCGCCGCTCTTAAGGTCCCTCCTGAAAGTCTCCTTGAAAGGTTCGCAGTTAAAGATCCTGAACCCGTTGCTGGTACCAGCAGCAAAGCATCCACAATCCTGGTTCCAGGCAACCGACAACAGCCTGACCTCCTGATCATCACCACGGCCCGCTTCGGGCTGGGCTGTAGGCGCTGGCAGCGGCCAGGCATGGGGCGACTCAAATGTCCCAAGCTTGCCCGGGGGGTGAAGACCCCGTGATGTGGAGACTTGGGAGCTCATTAGGCGTCACTGAACCCAAATCAATCGCCTTTGAACCACAAAGATTCAGCTGTCACACCAAAGGCAAATGCGGTTCGCCACTGACGAAATTCAGTTGTGTCCTGCAGCAAGTAGAAAGCGTCAACAGCAGCCAAAgaaaataaaaccttggccgaaGTGTAATCTgctaaagaagcaaaagaagcatCAGATTATAGATCGTCCGAGCTTATAGCTAAGAGTATTTGATTACCAATTCTACATGGGGTGATGTATCATGAGTCCATTCCTCAAAATTTAGTGGAATGGCTCTATTccacaaaacaaacaaaaaaactaGAGAGTAAGATGATGGTAGACCACTTCG from Sorghum bicolor cultivar BTx623 chromosome 3, Sorghum_bicolor_NCBIv3, whole genome shotgun sequence encodes the following:
- the LOC8056558 gene encoding autophagy-related protein 18d isoform X1; the protein is MSSQVSTSRGLHPPGKLGTFESPHAWPLPAPTAQPEAGRGDDQEVRLLSVAWNQDCGCFAAGTSNGFRIFNCEPFKETFRRDLKSGGFGIVEMLFRCNILALVGGGSNVQYPPNKVMIWDDHQSRCIGEFAFRSDVRAVKLAKDYIVIVLERKIFVYNFTDLKLLYQIDTLSNPKGLCCLSHHSNTSVLACPGVHQGHVRVEHFGLKMAKTIPAHDSHISCMSLTMDGLLLATASSKGTLIRIFNTMDGTRLQEDMQVRRGLDKAEIYSIALSPNVQWLAVSSDKGTVHIFSLRVRVAGEDASSEQRALEGPRMDHQNSSSSIDPLIQANTGSNASSSLSFMRGILPKYFSSEWSFAQFHLPEVTRYIVAFGAQNTVMMVGLDGSFYRCSFDQVNGGQMLQKEYFRFLKSDNPPFRTAAA
- the LOC8056558 gene encoding autophagy-related protein 18d isoform X2; translated protein: MSSQVSTSRGLHPPGKLGTFESPHAWPLPAPTAQPEAGRGDDQEVRLLSVAWNQDCGCFAAGTSNGFRIFNCEPFKETFRRDLKSGGFGIVEMLFRCNILALVGGGSNVQYPPNKVMIWDDHQSRCIGEFAFRSDVRAVKLAKDYIVIVLERKIFVYNFTDLKLLYQIDTLSNPKGLCCLSHHSNTSVLACPGVHQGHVRVEHFGLKMAKTIPAHDSHISCMSLTMDGLLLATASSKGTLIRIFNTMDGTRLQEVRRGLDKAEIYSIALSPNVQWLAVSSDKGTVHIFSLRVRVAGEDASSEQRALEGPRMDHQNSSSSIDPLIQANTGSNASSSLSFMRGILPKYFSSEWSFAQFHLPEVTRYIVAFGAQNTVMMVGLDGSFYRCSFDQVNGGQMLQKEYFRFLKSDNPPFRTAAA